From Deinococcus malanensis, the proteins below share one genomic window:
- a CDS encoding branched-chain amino acid ABC transporter permease, with protein sequence MDLATLLPFLVNVIAGGLVIGFVYAIIALGYTMVYGVLQLINFAHSEVFVTGAVVGFEVFRLLANNPMNGYLKLIVALLSAMLVSGLLNVLIERLAYRPLRNAPKLVPLITAIGVSLILQDLLKLFEAFQTPSRFDLTYTLPQGFGAPFCGAASTCAPFGNFLKGIGIEVQLKDVIIIGVSLLSLALLNHVVNHTRLGKGIRAVAQDRVTAGLMGIDSNRMISATFAIGGALGGVSGVLFGMKIGTVNAYSGFDPGIIAFTAAVLGGIGSIPGAVLGGLTLGIIQNLIGGAFSVLGGLWQVSNLEAIDASYQRIGAFIVLVLILIFKPTGLLGKSNTEKV encoded by the coding sequence TTGGATCTTGCCACCCTACTGCCGTTCCTCGTGAACGTGATTGCCGGGGGCCTGGTGATCGGTTTCGTGTACGCGATCATCGCACTCGGCTACACCATGGTTTACGGCGTTCTGCAGCTGATCAACTTCGCCCACAGTGAAGTGTTCGTGACCGGCGCCGTCGTCGGCTTTGAGGTATTCCGCCTCCTGGCCAACAACCCCATGAACGGCTACCTCAAGCTCATCGTGGCTCTGCTGTCGGCCATGCTGGTCTCGGGACTGCTGAACGTGCTGATCGAGCGTCTGGCTTACCGGCCCCTGCGCAACGCCCCCAAGCTGGTTCCGCTGATTACCGCCATTGGGGTCTCGCTGATCCTGCAGGATCTGCTGAAGCTGTTTGAAGCGTTCCAGACACCCAGCCGGTTCGACCTGACCTACACCCTTCCGCAGGGTTTCGGCGCGCCCTTCTGCGGCGCCGCAAGTACCTGTGCGCCGTTTGGAAACTTCCTCAAGGGTATCGGCATCGAAGTGCAGCTCAAAGACGTGATTATCATCGGCGTCTCGCTGCTCAGCCTGGCGCTGCTCAACCACGTCGTGAACCACACCCGCCTGGGCAAGGGCATCCGGGCCGTGGCGCAGGACCGCGTAACCGCTGGCCTGATGGGAATCGACAGTAACCGCATGATCAGCGCCACCTTTGCCATCGGCGGTGCCCTGGGCGGCGTCAGTGGCGTTCTGTTCGGCATGAAGATCGGCACCGTTAACGCCTACAGTGGCTTTGACCCCGGCATTATCGCCTTTACCGCCGCTGTGCTGGGCGGCATCGGCAGCATTCCAGGTGCCGTGCTCGGTGGCCTGACACTGGGCATCATCCAGAACCTGATCGGCGGTGCGTTCAGCGTGCTCGGCGGGCTCTGGCAGGTCTCCAACCTGGAGGCCATCGACGCGTCCTACCAGCGCATCGGCGCATTTATCGTGCTGGTGCTGATCCTGATCTTTAAACCCACCGGACTTCTCGGCAAGAGCAACACGGAGAAGGTATGA
- a CDS encoding branched-chain amino acid ABC transporter permease: MTAINPFRARVNPAAPDRTILLVLLFLVTSAILLVAHNTDMLSQMGLLGVVLKNPIIEAFVVSLFLANVLFAYLWRAAPWAKLLVGLGSLLVVLPLAGRADTSLLDLSIQIMIFAALALGLNIVVGLAGLLDLGYVAFFAVGAYVWGIFASPRFAEILRYFGENPGANAIGTMLLGLATLVAGLGGYLALQKRRADSTPSRTAWTLALALVAGIVAWFFVGRSLFTLGERGWTLPALWVTLFPVIAGLLFMAYNQSRGHDVRGGLLNFTRVMAALAAVAGLTLVLRAVMLLMSGQADSLATGIDPNFFWLFLALSIAAAAIVGVLIGLPVLKLKGDYLAIITLGLGEVIRVLANNLDLYSAGSQGVTPIKSAAVPVFDRFAAALGFAPDQHNLLFLYLLVLLVIAVVLAVNIRLDKSRIGRAWIAIRDDEIAAQAMGVPLVQTKLIAFATGASFAGVMGMIFAAKQTFVSPESFNFNQSIAVLSMVILGGMGSFPGVILGAAVVTLLNLRVLPGIGEATANVPWIPQQANPGQLQRLIFGIILVAMMLLRPEGLLPSRRRALELHHDDNQEDDSDHGDGNALSNTGAEVYSPGLAPVTENDSAGGKK, encoded by the coding sequence ATGACGGCCATCAACCCCTTCCGTGCCCGCGTGAACCCGGCAGCACCCGACCGCACCATCCTGCTGGTCCTGCTGTTTCTGGTGACCAGCGCCATTCTGCTGGTGGCGCACAACACAGACATGCTCTCGCAGATGGGCCTCCTGGGTGTGGTGCTGAAAAACCCCATCATCGAGGCGTTCGTGGTCTCGCTTTTCCTGGCCAACGTGCTGTTCGCCTACCTGTGGCGCGCCGCTCCCTGGGCCAAACTGCTGGTGGGTCTGGGAAGCCTGCTGGTGGTGCTTCCACTGGCGGGCCGCGCAGACACCAGCCTGCTTGACCTGAGCATTCAGATCATGATCTTTGCCGCGCTGGCTCTGGGCCTGAATATCGTGGTGGGCCTGGCAGGCCTGCTGGACCTGGGGTACGTGGCGTTCTTCGCGGTGGGCGCGTATGTCTGGGGGATTTTTGCCAGCCCACGCTTTGCCGAGATCCTTCGTTACTTCGGCGAAAACCCGGGCGCCAATGCCATCGGCACCATGCTGCTGGGTCTGGCAACCCTTGTGGCGGGGCTGGGAGGCTACCTGGCGCTCCAGAAGCGCCGGGCAGACAGCACACCAAGCCGCACAGCCTGGACCCTGGCCCTGGCCCTGGTGGCCGGCATCGTGGCGTGGTTTTTCGTGGGCCGCAGTCTTTTCACGCTCGGCGAGCGCGGCTGGACCCTGCCGGCGCTGTGGGTCACCCTGTTTCCGGTGATTGCCGGGCTGCTATTCATGGCCTACAACCAGTCGCGCGGCCACGACGTACGCGGTGGCCTGCTGAACTTCACGCGGGTCATGGCCGCGCTCGCTGCCGTCGCCGGGCTGACCCTGGTGCTGCGCGCCGTGATGCTGCTGATGTCCGGTCAGGCCGACTCGCTGGCCACCGGCATTGACCCCAACTTCTTCTGGCTGTTCCTGGCGCTGAGCATCGCGGCGGCGGCCATCGTGGGTGTGCTGATCGGCCTGCCGGTGCTGAAGCTTAAAGGCGATTATCTGGCCATTATCACACTGGGGCTGGGAGAAGTGATCCGGGTGTTGGCCAACAACCTGGACCTGTACTCCGCCGGCTCGCAGGGCGTGACGCCGATCAAGAGCGCCGCGGTACCTGTGTTCGACCGTTTTGCCGCAGCGCTGGGCTTTGCGCCGGACCAGCACAACCTGCTGTTCCTGTACCTGCTGGTGCTGCTGGTCATTGCCGTAGTGCTGGCCGTCAACATCCGCCTGGACAAGAGCCGGATCGGCCGGGCCTGGATTGCTATCCGCGACGACGAGATCGCGGCCCAGGCCATGGGCGTCCCGCTGGTACAGACCAAGCTGATCGCATTTGCCACCGGCGCCTCCTTTGCGGGTGTCATGGGCATGATCTTCGCCGCCAAGCAGACTTTCGTAAGCCCGGAGAGCTTCAACTTCAACCAGAGCATCGCCGTGCTGAGCATGGTGATTCTGGGCGGTATGGGATCGTTCCCCGGCGTGATTCTGGGCGCGGCCGTGGTGACCCTGCTGAACCTGCGCGTCCTGCCTGGGATCGGCGAGGCCACCGCCAACGTGCCGTGGATTCCCCAGCAGGCCAACCCGGGGCAGTTGCAGCGCCTGATCTTCGGCATCATCCTGGTGGCCATGATGTTGCTGCGGCCCGAGGGACTGCTGCCCAGCCGGCGGCGCGCCCTGGAACTGCATCACGATGACAACCAGGAAGATGACAGTGACCACGGAGACGGCAACGCCCTGTCCAATACCGGCGCGGAAGTGTACAGTCCCGGGCTGGCGCCAGTCACCGAAAATGATTCTGCAGGGGGCAAGAAATGA
- a CDS encoding ABC transporter ATP-binding protein — MTAFNTGGHILEVEQVSKVFGGLTAVNDVTMTIPERSIVSVIGPNGAGKTTFFNMITGIYTPTRGSIRLAGQEIVGLRPDEVTAAGIARTFQNIRLFSTMTSEENIMVGRHSRLKSNFVDAVLRTRKFHESESEARDAARIMLDFVGLSKWRNELATNLPYGDQRKLEIARALATTPKLILLDEPAAGMNPRETEDLKALIRRVRDDLGVTVCLIEHDMRLVMTLSEYITVLDYGSKISEGLPHQVRNDPRVMEAYLGRGAAAGEYGKEERPHV; from the coding sequence ATGACCGCCTTTAATACCGGTGGCCACATCCTGGAAGTGGAGCAGGTCAGCAAGGTCTTCGGCGGTCTGACGGCCGTGAACGATGTGACCATGACCATTCCCGAGCGCAGCATCGTCAGCGTGATCGGGCCGAACGGCGCCGGAAAAACGACGTTTTTCAACATGATCACCGGCATCTACACGCCCACGCGCGGCAGCATCCGGCTGGCGGGGCAGGAAATCGTGGGGCTGCGTCCCGACGAGGTCACTGCTGCAGGTATTGCCCGTACCTTCCAGAACATCCGCCTGTTTTCCACCATGACCAGTGAGGAGAACATCATGGTGGGCCGCCATAGCCGCCTGAAAAGCAACTTTGTCGATGCCGTCCTGCGGACCAGGAAATTTCACGAGTCCGAAAGCGAGGCAAGAGACGCGGCGCGGATCATGCTGGATTTCGTGGGCCTGAGCAAATGGCGCAACGAGCTGGCGACCAACCTGCCCTACGGCGACCAGCGCAAACTCGAGATCGCCCGCGCGCTGGCCACCACGCCCAAGCTGATCCTGCTCGACGAACCGGCCGCAGGCATGAACCCCCGCGAAACCGAGGATCTCAAGGCCCTGATCCGCCGTGTCCGTGACGATCTGGGCGTCACGGTGTGCCTGATCGAACACGACATGCGTCTGGTGATGACCCTCTCGGAATACATCACGGTGCTGGACTACGGCAGCAAGATCAGTGAGGGCCTGCCACATCAGGTCCGCAACGATCCCCGGGTGATGGAAGCGTACCTGGGGCGCGGCGCAGCCGCAGGCGAGTACGGCAAGGAGGAACGCCCGCATGTCTGA